CATTAATACCGCGATCAGCCAGATCAGGAAACGGAAGAAAGACATATCCAAAGAAGAATACTATTCACAGAATCACACCTCTTACACAACGGACACATATGAGGAAAGGGACCAGAAGGAGAAGCTGTTCCGGGCTATCTCCAAGCTCAACAAGATCGACAAGGCCATCATCATGTTATGGCTCGAAGAAAAGAAATACGAAGAAATAGCGGAGATCATGGGGATAAGCAAATCGAATGTCAGCGTCAAACTGGTCAGGATCAAGCTCAGTCTGGCTGAAAAATTGAAAGGATCAGAAAAATGAAGGATCAGGACATGAGGATGTTATGGAATATTCTCCACGAACAGACG
The nucleotide sequence above comes from Candidatus Latescibacterota bacterium. Encoded proteins:
- a CDS encoding sigma-70 family RNA polymerase sigma factor, whose translation is MRFDKREFTKILEENKGIIHKVSLLYADNPEDRADLFQEICFQLWRSYGSYREDARFSTWMYRVAINTAISQIRKRKKDISKEEYYSQNHTSYTTDTYEERDQKEKLFRAISKLNKIDKAIIMLWLEEKKYEEIAEIMGISKSNVSVKLVRIKLSLAEKLKGSEK